A stretch of the Lonchura striata isolate bLonStr1 chromosome 15, bLonStr1.mat, whole genome shotgun sequence genome encodes the following:
- the SEPTIN8 gene encoding septin-8 isoform X2, with the protein MAATDLERFSNEEKRNLSLGGHVGFDSLPDQLVSKSVTQGFSFNILCVGETGIGKSTLMNTLFNTTFETEEASHYESAVRLRPRTYDLQESNVHLKLTIVDAVGFGDQINKDESYRPIVEYIDTQFENYLQEELKIRRSLFNYHDTRIHVCLYFITPTGHSLKSLDLVTMKKLDSKVNIIPIIAKADTISKSELHKFKIKIMSELVSNGVQIYQFPTDDEAVAEINSVMNAHLPFAVVGSTEEVKVGNKLVRARQYPWGVVQVENESHCDFVKLREMLIRVNMEDLREQTHTRHYELYRRCKLEEMGFKDTDPDNQPFSLQETYETKRKEFLGELQRKEEEMRQMFVNKVKETEAELKEKERELHEKFEHLKRIHQEEKRKVEEKRKELEEEMNAFNRRRVAVETLQSQSLQATSQQPLKKDKDKKN; encoded by the exons ATGGCCGCCACCGACCTGGAGCGCTTCTCG AATGAAGAGAAGAGGAACCTTTCCCTGGGGGGCCATGTGGGCTTCGACAGCCTCCCAGATCAGCTGGTCAGCAAGTCTGTCACACAAGGCTTCAGCTTCAACATCCTCTGTGTGG GTGAGACTGGCATTGGGAAATCCACGCTGATGAACACCCTCTTCAACACCACGTTTGAGACGGAGGAAGCCAGTCACTACGAGAGCGCGGTTCGCTTGCGGCCGCGCACCTACGACCTGCAGGAGAGCAACGTCCACCTGAAGCTGACCATCGTGGATGCAGTTGGATTTGGGGATCAGATCAATAAAGACGAAAG TTACAGGCCAATCGTAGAGTACATTGATACGCAGTTTGAAAACTATTTACAAGAAGAGCTGAAAATCCGCCGGTCTCTCTTCAACTACCACGACACGAGGATTCACGTCTGCCTCTACTTCATCACCCCCACCGGGCACTCGCTCAAGTCCTTGGACCTGGTGACCATGAAGAAGCTGGATAGCAAG GTGAACATCATCCCGATCATTGCCAAAGCAGACACCATCTCCAAGAGCGAGCTGCACAAGTTCAAGATCAAGATCATGAGCGAGCTGGTCAGCAATGGGGTGCAGATCTACCAGTTCCCCACGGACGACGAGGCGGTGGCTGAGATCAACTCTGTGATGAAT GCTCATCTGCCCTTCGCTGTGGTCGGCAGCACGGAGGAGGTGAAGGTTGGGAACAAGCTGGTGCGAGCCCGGCAGTACCCGTGGGGAGTGGTGCAAG TGGAGAATGAAAGTCACTGTGACTTTGTGAAGCTGAGGGAAATGCTGATCCGGGTGAACATGGAGGATCTGCGGGAGCAGACCCACACCCGCCACTACGAGCTCTACCGGAGGTGCAAACTGGAGGAGATGGGTTTCAAGGACACAGATCCAGACAACCAGCCCTTCAG CCTCCAAGAAACATATGAGACCAAAAGGAAAGAGTTCTTGggtgagctccagaggaaagaggaagaaatgagaCAAATGTTTGTTAACAAAGTCAAGGAGACAGAGGCAGagctgaaggagaaggagagagag CTGCACGAGAAGTTTGAGCACTTAAAAAGGATACAccaggaagagaaaaggaaggtggaggagaagaggaaggagctggaggaagagaTGAACGCCTTCAACAGGCGGAGAGTGGCAGTGGAAACCTTGCAGTCCCAATCCTTGCAGGCTACCTCACAGCAGCCGCTGAAGAAGgacaaagacaagaaaaa ttAA
- the SEPTIN8 gene encoding septin-8 isoform X1, whose protein sequence is MAATDLERFSNEEKRNLSLGGHVGFDSLPDQLVSKSVTQGFSFNILCVGETGIGKSTLMNTLFNTTFETEEASHYESAVRLRPRTYDLQESNVHLKLTIVDAVGFGDQINKDESYRPIVEYIDTQFENYLQEELKIRRSLFNYHDTRIHVCLYFITPTGHSLKSLDLVTMKKLDSKVNIIPIIAKADTISKSELHKFKIKIMSELVSNGVQIYQFPTDDEAVAEINSVMNAHLPFAVVGSTEEVKVGNKLVRARQYPWGVVQVENESHCDFVKLREMLIRVNMEDLREQTHTRHYELYRRCKLEEMGFKDTDPDNQPFSLQETYETKRKEFLGELQRKEEEMRQMFVNKVKETEAELKEKERELHEKFEHLKRIHQEEKRKVEEKRKELEEEMNAFNRRRVAVETLQSQSLQATSQQPLKKDKDKKNFFSLPSAYSITTGRYVN, encoded by the exons ATGGCCGCCACCGACCTGGAGCGCTTCTCG AATGAAGAGAAGAGGAACCTTTCCCTGGGGGGCCATGTGGGCTTCGACAGCCTCCCAGATCAGCTGGTCAGCAAGTCTGTCACACAAGGCTTCAGCTTCAACATCCTCTGTGTGG GTGAGACTGGCATTGGGAAATCCACGCTGATGAACACCCTCTTCAACACCACGTTTGAGACGGAGGAAGCCAGTCACTACGAGAGCGCGGTTCGCTTGCGGCCGCGCACCTACGACCTGCAGGAGAGCAACGTCCACCTGAAGCTGACCATCGTGGATGCAGTTGGATTTGGGGATCAGATCAATAAAGACGAAAG TTACAGGCCAATCGTAGAGTACATTGATACGCAGTTTGAAAACTATTTACAAGAAGAGCTGAAAATCCGCCGGTCTCTCTTCAACTACCACGACACGAGGATTCACGTCTGCCTCTACTTCATCACCCCCACCGGGCACTCGCTCAAGTCCTTGGACCTGGTGACCATGAAGAAGCTGGATAGCAAG GTGAACATCATCCCGATCATTGCCAAAGCAGACACCATCTCCAAGAGCGAGCTGCACAAGTTCAAGATCAAGATCATGAGCGAGCTGGTCAGCAATGGGGTGCAGATCTACCAGTTCCCCACGGACGACGAGGCGGTGGCTGAGATCAACTCTGTGATGAAT GCTCATCTGCCCTTCGCTGTGGTCGGCAGCACGGAGGAGGTGAAGGTTGGGAACAAGCTGGTGCGAGCCCGGCAGTACCCGTGGGGAGTGGTGCAAG TGGAGAATGAAAGTCACTGTGACTTTGTGAAGCTGAGGGAAATGCTGATCCGGGTGAACATGGAGGATCTGCGGGAGCAGACCCACACCCGCCACTACGAGCTCTACCGGAGGTGCAAACTGGAGGAGATGGGTTTCAAGGACACAGATCCAGACAACCAGCCCTTCAG CCTCCAAGAAACATATGAGACCAAAAGGAAAGAGTTCTTGggtgagctccagaggaaagaggaagaaatgagaCAAATGTTTGTTAACAAAGTCAAGGAGACAGAGGCAGagctgaaggagaaggagagagag CTGCACGAGAAGTTTGAGCACTTAAAAAGGATACAccaggaagagaaaaggaaggtggaggagaagaggaaggagctggaggaagagaTGAACGCCTTCAACAGGCGGAGAGTGGCAGTGGAAACCTTGCAGTCCCAATCCTTGCAGGCTACCTCACAGCAGCCGCTGAAGAAGgacaaagacaagaaaaa